The sequence AAAACTTCAAAAGATGGGTCCTATAGAGGAACAGTACCACCACCATCTTTCGGACCTTTTTCCATTGCAGCACATACCTTGACTCGACCGAAAATAAGCCTTCGGAATCACAATGCCATGCTGGGAAATCATCGTAGTTGCACAAATTGGAATCAACCGAATGGTGCACACATACACAGGCCAAAAAATGTACCTGATCAGTTCTACATTCCATTGACATGTAATAGGGTTTATTAATTCTTTCACCGGGAGGTCAGTCTCGAACTCATGATAGAGGCTCCCTTCCATTGCTTTGGTGAGCTTTGTGGCCTTGCTAATGACTCTAAGATGTGAGGAGTTTCTCTTATCATAGATTTTTCTTTTGTGGAAGTTGCAGCCAGTTGCAATATGGGATTTTATGGCTGAGAGGTGACGCAGAGACGTCAGAATCACCCCCAAGAAACAAGATTGTATGTCTATCGAGTATAGACCATTCAAACTTGAGAAAAGGAACTTATTTGTATGATATATTTCAACCATAACatcgatgccatttggtttTCAATCCGAGCTGAATCTTGTTCTGATTTGGATTGATTGGTCCTGATATTAACAATATTACACCTCATGAAAACTAAGTAACATAGACCTTACACAGACGGAAAATGTCACAACACCTCCCCAAGAAACACCAATGCACATAGAAACTACACTGGGACACCACGACTAGGGTACATCAAAAACACAAGTTCATACTATTCATTTATGTGTCTTGATAAACTTTGATATAAGCTGTTTTTAGAGCTTACTTGAGGCACCTTGTTTTCCTTGACATACTTTGCAAATACTTGAGCAATTGCCGCCAAAGGTGCAATGCTGACCTTAGACTCAAGATTAGGATGTGTATCATCATTCTCGTACTCAACAGTTAATCGTAGTACTGATAAGGCGGGTCCCTTCGCAATGACTTCCATCTGGATCATGTACGAGAGGAACCCCAGCTTGAGAATGTCTCCTTCAATCGCTTTTGCCTCCTTAATGTAATCCTCGTTGTCAACTTTGGTGAATTTTTTCATCTAACCCTTAAGCGAAAATGACcatattaggttatgattgtgattttagtgattaatgacaacatggttaatgtgactaatatgttgtcaagtatataagtatatactttagtagatctcacggatgcaatacataaagaaaccaccatagccaggacaaagtttggttgaattggagaagtaccaggagatttgttctcaccaaATGGTTTGGTGTACTGAAGtagtacacaccggagcattttgtgcACAGAGAGTTCAAATGGCTTggttggctcaagataactcattggatagtcactcactggatagtctagtgatgtaCGTTGTATACACCGAAGGcttacaccagagtattttacacgGAGAGGCTACAAAGGCATGATTTGGCCCAGGTTAACTctccggatagttcggtgatgcagatgaagtatacactggagtgtttggtgttcacagtaactttgagtgggagtccaatggctagttttacTGATGTACACATCGGTTAGTCAAGTGCTTGTACCACTGTtatcactagatcatccggtgttaacaatttttGTGAGCCGTTAAGACAACGGCTAGTTAGTAGGTTTTAGGCTATTTATATCCCTCTACTCAGCTATTTGAAGTGGCTGGAGTCCAGAAAATCCCATATGcacttgaaaagacatccaagccatcaaggtGGCAAacatgatcatccaaggtaattagcaCACTATTtgaagagtgattagtgcttattagcctagagagaagtgttgctaggtgctacaacctagaAAGTCGATCAAAGAATGATCCAATCATGTACTGAGAGGTACACTCCTTTTGAGTCATGGTGACTtgtcggtaacttgttgaccctccgacttggtgtggagcggtggcaagaagattgtgcggggatgtggaggcccttgcctttgtgactaaagctccaaagtcaAGATGACAttcaagtgactggaagagaggttagtgctGAGATCTCGCCTTGATGGCTTGGTAACTCATCGTGCTTGaagccttatcttggtgacttggtagctcaagaacCATGACCAAAGGAGACTTAGTGATCAGAAACATATACTTTGTAGAGCTCTAGCGTGGACTAGGGGAGGCATTCATAACATCAATACCACGACATAAAAAttctttgtgccgagtttgctctctctaccttatttatgtttccgtatttacattcttgcaatttagcTTCCTAGATTTGTTGCAATCTCTTTTGAACGATAGAGTAGAcgcactagataaacctagagcatatttagatagaaattgatatagatttatcttttaTAGTTTGTGAATCCagtttagtttttaagtgttctaattcaccctcctTAGGCGTCACCATTccctacagttggtatcagagcctcgtgctcttgataggtttaatcgcctagagttgtgacgtctagggttgggatggatacccatagtgctctaCATTTTGACAGCAATAATTTTTTccaatgaaaaattctaatgacttgttatttgcacaCTAAAgatttagatatttggagagtcactgaggaagggatgaggcagCGCCTCACGAAAAAATAAAGACAATTAATGCATTGGCAAAAAGTATTCTTTTATTATATTTATGCGTTGATgtatttaattgtgtttattctttcaccaatgcacatgatatctagactagtctcattgaaatacatgaaggcaaggatgaggaagCAAGAGTAAGGGTCAACCTTaagcaaagatgatggtgatcaagatgaagagagcgattaAGAGGATAATCAATGCACATCAAGTAATGAAGAAATTTATTCTAAGATGTCCAAGCTCATGTTACAAGTAGATAAGAATATCAAAAGGATCAATTCCAatattgatcatccaatctccttaaaagacttggtcaaaacaattgatcatatcaagaaagagaagaaaaccaagaacaagagggggACAAGAGTAAGAAGCAAAGTGTTTGCAAGTgtgggaagatgggtgagtgaagatgaagatttaagATCATATGATAAGagcctcaccatccactcctccaagagaatctattccttaaggtcatcatcacgcaagtcgcCATCGCGCAAATCATCACACaggtgccttatggccaaagataTGTtaaagtgatgtaagtgatgatgaatccgatgaggattctttctcccatgaagaacttcttgatttaaTAAATGAGTCACATAggaccttaaagaaacaatctaagagcttaagaaattcaatgccctcaatgacttttatgctacctttgttttaaattatgaataattattgagcaaattcaatttgctaaacaagaagtatgaagagcttaaggaaaaatatgagtgcattgaatctcaatctaaggtcgCTTTGGAGCAATCTCAATCTCTCTCTAATTCaagcctaaggtagatgcttccacttcttgtgaggatttaattgatgtatctagctcacccctttgtaaTGTGACATGTATtaagaatatttttgtagaatcatctaatgaaatcattgcacaagagaatgatgagcatAAGCAAAAAGTGAAAAAGCTTAAGGAAGACTTAGCAACATTAAAGGGCAAATgatatgtccaacctcctcaaaatAACCGTGATAgtatggtgaacaagcttgcggaggggtccaccgtgacattcTTCAAATGCCATAAAAAATACCACAAGTACTTtaaatgcaagcaagtcaagaaggagaccaaggagatgaagaacatgatgaatctctccaaaaagaccttcaatatctacaccaagcccaactacaagaccaaGACCATGAGAaactactacaagctcaagaagaaggacaatggcaaggtggttgtgcatatggttgggagaaatgaCTAGGGGTTGAATCAACCCATTTAGATGCCCAacgaagtcatcaccaacatgaaagggccctcatcggtttgggttccaaagaagatttgAAGTCCACGTGGCTcaaggatttggagacttgactcacAAAACGAAGTGATGGTCTAAGCAAAGAAGCGAAGTATATAAGATTGGgcgtattgatgaagattatgatcatcatatacccaaatccccatccaaaggcgAAAGGTACTaaatgcaaaatcctttcaattTATACATTTGTcatgtctaggattgcatatgcttattctAGTTactgcaatacctagtgtaggtttttcatatggtaggttacttgtgtttctctctttcttatgagcaatctacatggtttattagttatagttTCCTTACATAGTACTagtttttcaattggtatcctttatgTGCGCTGAATCAATCTATAGAATAAATTCTCCTTTGTTATCAagaacaagtgcatatctcttacaagtattcaacacttattATGCACACATtaagggggagtatatcctatgggttaggattttgagactaatatgtgtttcaagtgatatcttttgtaatcTCATGGAGCAATCTATAAGTtcctggaggtatgcaatgcttaaaggcttcaattggtatctttgccaattcatttattcatttaagctatctctatgcataatatggcttaaacttccatcTTGACATAGTGTCTAGTTTTGCACATGTCTCTcatatcatatgtatgcacatatagggggagtttaaatcatattatgtgagttccATGAATTGTAATCCATGTggtttcatttcaattggtaccatacTCTTGAAATTGTATCCTTAGAAGTAgtatcccttcaattggtatcatttcattagatcatgatttatgaaactTTCTACCATatgctctaacgctcttcctcgctttcaacatgtgtttgtagccatttttgagattgttgacaaagggagagaagtttgacgacTAAAGCAAGAGGCATACTAGTGGAGAACAAGAAGGAAACAAgatgccaaggttgacaaagggggactGTCGGTAtgttcagaaccaggggtccctaagtcccgagaccaggccggccatccgccacatgtcaccaccctgcaaggtaacaagaagctaagtcccgggagaaggtgctcggggccgccgcctctggttcccgagcaccctagttccccgatgatccacagagcccaaataccaagaaggaagtgctcgggagagagtgctcggggctgcacgtggcagcccccgaggactcggtgccccgaaggtcccaccaaagtgttcgggagagagtgctcggggctgcacgtggcagcccccgaggactcggtgccccgaaggtcccaccaaagtgctcgggagagagtgctcggggctgcacgtggcagcccccgaggactcggtgccccgaaggtcccaccgaagtgctcgggagagagtgctcggggctgcacgtggcagcccccgaggactcggttccccgaaggtctcactcaagtgctcgggggagagtgctcggggctgcacgtggcagcccccgaggactcggttccccgaaggttcgcgcaagatcattcgacgacccgaagggtcccgtcatcagggtgtcatccagtcaaaggcccaatgccgcatttaataggcacgcgcggcctgacatcctgacattctcagctgcccacgccccagtgtcagaccctgccatgcactggcagggggggagcgtgggtccattaaatgcacgggtcccgtcccgtttcatccgggtgcctcgggataacgttgccaagatcgaagcgctccgtctgccaccctgccatggcggaagaacaagacagggtgggcgcaccggacacctctgaggctgtccggtgggccccctttatggcgcccgagggcttccacagtggcgggtggtcgaatgcgcgccgcatttctccaccgcccctgtcacttcgccaagatgaaatgattacgcctttctccgtggcaccttggcattcgcatcccctctttcccattcaggatatgttgaggtcggcgcgcctataaaaggaaaggatggagaacacgtaaaagagggaccggaagtgtgtgaagaagaggatgcATACtttcgaaccagctcaagccaagctagaacacgagagcctcaagctctttgtaaacggctctcccattggaaccagatacatccttgaagaattcccttcaaggataaatatagcgctcacacaggagtagggtgttacgcctccgtgcggcccgaacctgtctaaaccccggtgcacccatttttctcgcattagggcgatcatctcccaccagccatcgcatttgtttccgttcccgcttatttcccaaacaagcttttccaggatcatccccccggccgaatctctaaaaaggggtctctcgggatccctgcgacaggagttcaccctccgacagctggcgcgccaggtaggggggaatatccctggattgtttgtttcacttttttcccacaggaaaagatggccggtgggcaccgtctccagcgttccggctccacttccagtgacggagcgctgcccgacgtCAGAAGGAACCCCGTCGCTGCTGCagaccagcagcagccgccatccacgtgcgcgttttttcccgctcaaggggatcaaggcgctgggcccatcagggccgccgctgccgctgccgacgcactttccgacccccaccaggtggtcgggaccccggccgctaggtccacctctggaccacgtcgggtgccgcctcggcgcaggctcgctttcagcgaggccagcccagggagcgcgctgcttgcagcacatgctctccttaggcacccgcccgttcaggccacgccaaacactccggaaggccggtggatacaagatgtcatcgctttggtcggcactgctcgtcgctaggtgcaggccgggagtcctcgcgccacttctcagcatggtgccgccagagccggctcctcaacgggcaacacccgcacgggccgaggggtctccaggcggagcgccgtccccctggccgtgtctgaagcccgggaccttcgtttacaccttgacgagcggaggggccacgaggatgcccgagttactctcgaacgtcagcgggagacccggcagggggttggggcagaggaccaggcttcctctctcccggcccgccgccaccggggatccccggctcgccgcttctcgccaccgaggacccccgctcgcgctgcggggtacggcaccggttgccgtgccttcaccaccgagctccgccgggttaggtggccttccaagttccgccccgagctgccgaagaagtacgacgggtccatcgaccctgtcgagttcctccagatctacacgacggccgtccaagcggccggaggcagcgaaaaggtgatagtaaactattttcatgttgccttgaggggttccgcccgctcttggcttatgaacttacccccagggtctatcggctcctgggatgacctgtgccaccagttcgtggccaactttcagggcacgtttacgcgtcccggtttggagtgcgacctccacgccgtccaacagcaggaaggggagacgctacggcgatttatacagcgtttcagccaggttcgcaacactattccgcgagtggccccccatgctgttattgttgctttccggcagggcgtccatgatgagcggatgctcgagaagctaggtacgcacgagatcgaaaccactgcggaactcttcgcactggccgataagtgccccaaggctgcggaggccagggcgtggcatgctcctcgccccgcttccgaccagccaagttcttcccgctctgataagcaggaaaagaaaaagagaaggaagcgcgaggccgctcccattgagccagcccaagtccccgctcacagggtgccgcaagagcccgatcaccggcaagagcgtcggccgggtgtcgatcggcgccccgtcagggcccctgctcgggctcctcctcgggcctctgtgcccgcgagggccccggcaccggctagggcgccagctccagcaagagccccggcccctggccgagctcctgttccagcgagggcccccgctcccgtggggcccgagccaggtaaatggtgtcccatacacctgaccagatggcacgacctcacggagtgtcgtacggtcaaaggactcgtggagcaacGCCAGagagagcgcgacgagtcccgcggaggaggcgataccgaggtcgtccccaacaacgccgagctcggcttccaggagcccgagcatgcggtcgccttcatcgacgggggcgcttacacaccttGCTCgtgccgtggcatcaaggtcatgcgacgcgaggtgtgctcggcaaccccgagcgaggaggccacaagacccctgaggtggtcggatgctccgatcacgttcagcatggctgatcaccccgccagtactgcagccgtgggacggctacctctggtagtgtctcccactatctgcaatgttaaggtcggcagagtgctgatcgacggtggtgccggcctcaacctccttttcaaagaggcttttgagaagctgcaagtatcttcccgacgcctaaagccgtcactccccttctgtggagtaacccccgggcactccctgcccctcgggcaggttgagttgcctgtcacgttcgggagccgggacaacttccgcacggagtgcgtcctcttcgatatcgcggagctccctctcccctacaacgccatcctcgggcgtccggcgcttgccaagtttatgatggccgtgcattatgcataccttacggttaagatgcccggccccgcaggctctatctccgtgatcgccgactccggcggcgccgtctcctgcgctgaacaatcatacatggctctggtctcagtgcaggccgaggttgatggctctacagggggccggggaccctcttcatccagaccccgactcgccgccgacacctctgttccaacgaaggaggtcgaggtgggcgaagacgctacccaggttatccgtatcggcagcgacctgggtagcaaataggaaagcgcgctcgtcgccttcctccgggctaacgtagacgtgtttgcctggcaaccgtccgacatgcccgggatccctagggaggtgatcgagcatcatttggccgtgcgtccggacgcccgcccagtgaagcagaaggtccggcggcaagcgccagagcgccaggagtttatccgcgagcaggtccgcaagctcctcgacaccggattcatccgagaagtcctccaccccgactggctagcaaacccagtcatcgtcccgaaggccaacggcaagcttcgcatgtgtgtggactacaccgaccttaacaaggcttgtcctaaagatcccttccccttacctcgcattgatcaaattatagattcaactgcgggatgtgatcttttatgcttcctagatgcaaactctgggtatcaccagattcgcatggccataggggacgaggaaaaaactgcttttactaccccggtggggacttattactacatgtcaatgcctttcggcctgcgcaacgctggatcctctttccagcgcgctattcgtatcactcttaactcgcaggttggccgcaacgtcgaggcttacatcgacgatctcgtggtcaaaacccgagaccgcgccaccctgctcgaggaccttgccgagactttcaacagtctccgctctacccgcctcaagctcaacccggagaaatgtgtcttcggggtgccggtgggcaagctccttggtttcttggtctctggccgagggatcgaggtcaattcagagaagatccgggccatcgagcagatgcgacccccggttcgactcaaggaagtccagcgcctcgccggctgcatggcagccctcgggcgcttcatctccaagctcggggagcgagggctccccctcttcaagcttctgaagaaatccggtcattttgactagacgccggaggctgagcaggccttccgcgacttaaagaagtaccttacttcgccacccgtgttggtggctccttctcaaggtgagcccctgctgctctacgtttcggccactcctcaggttgtgagcgtagtactggtggtggagcgcgacgagtgttcggggccgggtgctgggtcccagctcccagaggcccccgaccattcacttgtcctcgcggctccccctgggcaaggggtcgagcccgagtgcccggccaaggaatcgagcccgagtgcccggccagccccgaccataccgccgaccctggggggctgtggcagccccccgggtggggccaccatccgggcccgccgggtacagcgaccggtgtacttcgtcagcgaggtcctctgggaggccaagacaaggtatccccaggcgcagaaactactctatgccgtgctcgtcgcctcccggaagctgcgccactacttccaggcgcacaagatctcggtggttaccacttatccactgggacccattctccggaaccgggagggcaccgggcgcgttgtcaaatgggcggttgagttggcggagttcgacctacacttcgtctgccgccaggcaatcaaaagccaggcactctccgacttcttggcagagtggacgcacgtcccctgcgtcatcccagaagagatctctacctatcccgggcgcgacgcgcccgggtactgggttatgcacttcgatggctccctctcgctgaaaggcgcaggggccggagtggttctcacctcctcaacgggtgaagagctccggtacgtcgtacagttgcagttccgcgcatccaacaacatggcggagtatgaaggtctcatcgccggccttcgggctgcggtggggctcgggattcgtcgcctcctggtcaaaggggactcccaactggtcgtcaaccaggtatccaaggagtaccagtgcacggatcctcaaatggcggcgtacgtagctgcagtcaggaagcttgagagacgcttcgacggcctcgaattgcggtatatccctcgccgcgacaatgctccggccgacgagctctctcgcctggcctcctcacgtgcgcgcgtccctgccggagtctttgaagaaagactcgcacggccttccgtcctgcctgccgaacaggatgaaggggaaacctcgaactcaattcaggggaccccggcggtgccctcagtgggaagccccgtcagggcgccgccgtccggcgagtgcgctgtgctcgccgaatgttctcaagatgcctcgtggatgtctgacatccgagggtacttgaaagaaaagttcctacccgaggatgaggcgtctgccgaaagagttgctcggtagTCCAGGcgttatgccatagtagatggggatctctaccggcgtagcgcaggaggtgtcctcctgaaatgcatctctcgggcagaaggcggcgatcttctcgctgaggtccacgagggcgagtgcggtggccattcatcgttccgcacgctggtcgggaaagccttccggcaaggtttctactggcctacagctctccaggatgcttccgagctggttcggcgctgcagggcgtgccagttccatgcaaagcagattcaccagccagctcaggctctccataccattcccctgtcatggcctttcgcggtctggggtttggacattctgggtccactcccccgagcagtcgggggctatgcatacctatatgtcgctatcgacaaattcaccaagtggccggaggcggtcccagtcatcaaggtgaccaaaaacacggcgctccagtttatccgcggcatcactagccgctttggcgtccccaatcggatcatcaccgacaacggcacccagttcactagtgccttgttcgtggactattgcgaagatctcggcatcaagctttgcttcgcttccgtcgctcatcctcggagtaacgggcaggtcgagcgcgccaatgcggagattctgaagggcctcaaaacccggacctataacgtgctcgctaagcacgggaagggatgggtggacgagctgccagccgtgctgtgggccaatcggactacgccaagccgcgccatcggggagactccgttcttcctcgtctatggcgccgaagcagtcctcccctccgagctcactctgggctcccctcgagtgcatgcatactccgagggtgagcaggagcatcaaaggcgcgacgacatggactacctggaagagcaccggcggcgcgctgctgtccgggcggctcggtaccagcagagtctgcggcgttatcatctgcgccatgtccgggcccggtctctcgaggtgggggacctagttctccgacgcatccagtcgcgcgaaggaatgaataagttatcccctgtgtgggaaggtcccttcaccgtaaTCGCgatcccccgggcaggttctttcaagttggcgacggaggaaggacagccactcccgaatccgtggaacatcgagcatctccgacgcttctacccgtagatggtcgtgctcgcggctcaggtcagcaaggccgggggcttctccccgcccgggcagtctgaaggcttcgccccgtggggtaagtcgttgtcgcccaaccttgtaaatattgcacattaagtatttcgataagcaatcgctatgtcaaaatactttttttggattccgtatgtttaatctgtctggtgaggagctcggttgtgcgagaaaaaattcgctctctctttttccccgctgacaaaagaatcccgatcggtatgcatgcgagcagtcgccgctgacttacgtccgccatagtaggctgtggtgttcggtgtcgtgacaggctcccgggcactaccgagtttcggggtgctccgggtaatcccatcgctcgagctgctcgagtagtccggagctcgggcccccggagcgggctgtcggtgctcggtctggtctgtcatacccgggcgccaccaaaccataggacctctgggttatgcctctgcccgctcttgtccgctggtttgggtgttcgagaggtctcgggtcgaaaacaagagtagtctataacaagtaccgcactggcagagcgcgccagacaaagaaatcctattttctcttttaaagtcacaggctggcgatcacaagcagctcggccgcgagggcttcaatgccccggtctttggtcggccccaagggtcctcgggtggtcctaccacttaggcgtgggtggtcgagatcacccgaccctaggagcctcgtgcaCCTCCaagcgctcgggcgccccgttaaAAGAATTAAGTTCCCGACACCTGaactcggaagcacatccctcctggatcgatgggcTGGAAGGCcaacagctgtccggtgagtggttatattcagacaaatctaccttcagtaaatttatgttcccgagtcattctcgggggctctcgcgctttaatctgttcggtgaggtggtttcctcgcacgcaaaaaccctgccgcgtgtctactttttcccagaacgacagagcggtttgcagaaaagagtagcgtgcttgcgataatgtctgaccgaagcccttcgt is a genomic window of Phragmites australis chromosome 17, lpPhrAust1.1, whole genome shotgun sequence containing:
- the LOC133896847 gene encoding norbelladine synthase-like, whose translation is MNGRTVHEPETDIDASELWGIYGTLSAVELFPQLCPHVLINVKIISGDGSVGTILQLTFPPGDPSARAGMKKFTKVDNEDYIKEAKAIEGDILKLGFLSYMIQMEVIAKGPALSVLRLTVEYENDDTHPNLESKVSIAPLAAIAQVFAKYVKENKVPQVSSKNSLYQSLSRHINE